In the genome of Daucus carota subsp. sativus chromosome 9, DH1 v3.0, whole genome shotgun sequence, the window AAACCATCACCAGTATACAGTCACCGATTAAACTCACATAGATAATAAGTTCTTTTCATAAAATCCACATTCTCAATTGGACTTGACAAGGTACATTTACTAAAAACTCATACAATCTAACTAAAAAAGTAGTGTTAAAAAGTTTGTGAACATCTCTGAGGAGCATCACTCTGCCATTGCTTCAACTATCTTCTCTGGTAACTCATAGCTCGAACATCCACATTATCTTCTCCAAGTAGTGCCAGGCTTTCCCCAAGACAATCCCTGATATTATGAGTCATCCCTTCACCTTTTAGTTCTACAAGCTTTTGTGTCTCGATGTTGCACACGAAAAGCTTCACCCCGACCTTTATCAGAACTTTCCCCTTATTGATAAACCTTACTGGTACACGGGGATTGATATTCATTCTCCACGATAAATCAATGACAAAAATCTTTTCCCAGGACGGAACAGATTCATCGCTTAACAATGAAATCGACAGACAACCCAAACCATTAGCATACACACTTACAGTTAAAACAGCAAGTGATTCTCCATACACATCCATAGTATAACTATCAATCTCATGAATTTCATCTGGTAATCCAATCTCTCGAATAACCTTGCGGCTCATATCAAAGCAAACAATCACATTATCATTATCAGCATCATCACTTGTTTTAAAATACGCAGCCCCATTCACAAACCTGGAGTCTCTCGAAACCAAATCATGCAACCTAAAAGGATcaagatcatcatcatcattttcgaGATCATCAACAACACTCCAAC includes:
- the LOC108201905 gene encoding putative F-box protein At3g16210 — encoded protein: MVEDSLPEELCIQILSRLPAECLVRFRCVCKTWFNLISSAPFFIDHLTHQSTDMNTNKYLVFNHDNFYSLRVVDESENTSLEINFRAELVVYGSCNGLVCLSHESVEMNSDIYLWNPVIRKIKKLPVPSLVFDVSPDMVDFGDDELVTSVYVCFGYEDDDYKVVMVGVVEGVCSVGIYSLGNNCWSVVDDLENDDDDLDPFRLHDLVSRDSRFVNGAAYFKTSDDADNDNVIVCFDMSRKVIREIGLPDEIHEIDSYTMDVYGESLAVLTVSVYANGLGCLSISLLSDESVPSWEKIFVIDLSWRMNINPRVPVRFINKGKVLIKVGVKLFVCNIETQKLVELKGEGMTHNIRDCLGESLALLGEDNVDVRAMSYQRR